The DNA window CAGAAGTTTGGGCTTACAAAGAGCAAATTGATTCAATCTAATTATACGCCATATAGAACATGATACCAATCCATACAAATGTATCTTAGGCAAATCATCACATTAAACGCCATATCGAACAAATTGTTTCAatcttatataaatttaaatacatatttatatattaaaatggaAGAACATAAATATTAAGATCAAACTAAATATAGCACATTTATCTATCATACCTTTATTACTCCTTTTGTCCAACATAGTTGTTCATTATTAATTTTGCACACctcttaagaaattataaatagaagaataattttatcatatcaCACATTGAATATAATACAtacaatgtattgaaaaatgtaataggaaaatgattataattaataatatgggTAAATAAGGAACtaagtataaaattattcattaattttataccatgtacaaatattattgtacatcccaaaataatatagtagataactattgttggacggaacagatatttttttaaactcaaTTTGGACAAACAAATGCGTGAATGAGTCTAAAGGGTATTCCAGTCAATCAACGTTGCACGTGGCGTGTAACAATTGGCACAACTATTTGTAGCTTCAAAGTATGACCGCCATCATGATATTTAGTAGGGTCAGGGGTAAAAGTAGGGGTGGGTGGTATCCACCGAATAGCAAGGGTAGAATTCGGGATTCTTCAGACAAATTGTCTTTGTTATCTCTACAAGTCTTCTTCTAGTCCTCAACTCTCCCCTAGCTCTCTCTCTCTACATCTACCTACacaaaaaagttcaaaaaatatCAGCTCAGATCCTTCGGATTCATCATGGTAAGACTTACTTTTTGTTGATTTATGCTGTTTTGATTGTTCATTTTTGCTGTGTTGTGATAGTAATTCAACTTAGAACGAGAAGAATCGTTGAGTATATCTACTGGTTTTGTTTTGGTTTAGTTAGTCTGTTGTACGTTATTAGTGTgctgatctttttttttttggcgaTTTGATCTGTGAATCTGTGTGTTTTGTGTGGcggaaaccctaggttttggttTAATGATGATGGATCGGATTCGATGTAGTTCAATCCATGGGATTTGAGATTGTTTTACTGGTTTGATCCATGAGCATTTGGTTGTTGAGGTCTAAAAAATGGAGtttgttttactgatttgaTCGATGAGCATTTGGTTGTTGACTACTTTTTGTCGAAAAGCGGAGTCTGTTTTACTGATTTGATCCAATGAACATTTGATTGTTGAGgactttttatcaaaaaaaatggAGTCTGTTTTACTGGTTTGATCCATGAGCAGTTTGTTGTTGAGAACTTTTTGTCTAAAAAAATGGACTCTGATTTACTGGTTTGATCCATGAGCATTTGGTTGTTGAGGTCATTTTGTGTTAAAATGGAGTGTTGTTTACTGGTTTGATCCATGAACATTTGGTTATTGACATCTTTTTGGCTATAGTTTGAATTTAATCCAGGTTGTTGGGATGTAGCCATGTAGGAGTATACCTGATGCGTATTTGTTGTGTATGTATGGAGTTGAACTTTTTCAAAAGTATGGAGTCCATATATACAGAGTTGAGATTTTTCCAGAAAGCACATATGTTTAGGAACTTGAAATTCACTCTCGAAAAATATATGTTTAGGAACTTGAAATTCATTCTTCTCGAAAAATTGTGGTCAATGTGTGGTATTCAATTTAAAGAACGTCTAATTAACATTTTCTGTACTTaatttatagtttatgtttcatttcCAAGCTGTATGTGGCTTCTGTTCCATGCCATTCTTCCTGCCAAGCTGAGACCTAGTGCCCTTTGAAATAATGGAGTTCATTGTAGGTGCTAAGTTATTTTAGTTGTGAAGCAAATTTCCAGCTACCTCATATCAAGTCCATTCGATAATTTCCTGCACACATTATGACTTTTTTACTGCTAAATAGGGATCATCCTCGTATTGCCGtgttggttttaaaaaaaaatagcttcAAAGCGTGATGGCTCCCATTGGGCTAGTGCATATTCATTTATCAGATACAAGTAGAAATGATGTGTATTTTCTTAACTATAAAAAGAGtgtattttcttgtttgtttaaaaatttttaaattaaatctcTTGTGCATTTTACTTtcctcattttttaaattttaattcattgttgTCAGTTACATGAACAAAAAGGCATGAAACATCTTCATTGATATTGGGTGAATCAATCAATGCCAACACTACTAAACCTTATTGGGATCGTATACATGATTTCTTATATCTATATCTACTTTATTCAATTGTAGTATTCAGAATATTAATCATAGTTTAACTGTTATATTGGTTGTCAACCTGCTAATGCTTTGATAAAGTTGGAGTCGTTCACATGTATTGGTTAGTTGTTTAAAGttttaacatatatatgtacATTGTACAAGTATCTATAGAATAATTTGCTTCTAGTTTGTTGTAATGTTATGAAGAAACTTTATTCACCTTGGATTTTCTTTGTAGGCTAACTCTGCATCAGGCATGGCTGTGCATGACGATTGCAAACTGAAATTTTTGGAGTTGAAAACTAAAAGGGCTTTCCGCTTCATAGTATTCAAGATCGAGGAAAAGCAAATCATTGTGGAAAAGCTTGGTGAGCCAGCTGAAAGTTATGAGGACTTCTGTACACACCTGCCTGCAGATGAGTGTCGTTATGCAGTGTATGATTTTGACTTTCTGACAAAGGAGAGTGTCCCAAAGAGCAGGATTTTCTTTATTGCATGGTATTGTTGAATGATTGGCTTCGTTCTTAGTATAATCAAGTATTTATATACTTGTATTGCCTGTAGTTATcgcaaaaaaatatatacttttattgcTCGTCTTTGGAGTGTGCTCACTAACTATTCATATTTGTTTATCTTTGGAGTGTGCTCACTAACTATTCATATTTGTTTATGTTTGGTGTGTTTTGCATAGGTGTCCCGATACCTCTAAGGTTAGAAGCAAAATGATCTATGCTAGTTCCAAGGATAGATTTAAGAGGGAGCTGGACGGAATTCAGATTGAGCTGCAAGCAACTGATCCTACTGAGATGGGTCTGGATGTTTTCAAAAGCCGCGCCAACTAAATAAACATCTCTAGTACAACATTGGATGTTCTCTTTACTTTGTCGAAGAGAAATGTTAATATTTGTTGGGACAGGAGGTCGGCTAAGACGTGATATTGGTCTGTTGTTAAACTCTATTTGAAAGGCTTGTCAACTTGTAGACATTATGTGGTTTTGATCTTATTTTGTGATGTTTGTGTGTGGAACTCATACCATAAGTAGCTTTTGGGGCTGGTACGAATCAACAATTGTTACTGGATTGTTCTTTCTTTGACTTTGTATGTTTCTCCTTGGTTCTGTTGCAACTTTTGTAATCCATTTATTCATTATAATGCTGGTTGGCCGCTGCTGCGATAATGCTCTGTCGTGCACTTGTGCTGAGATGGTATTTCCACCTTTTGTTAGTTTTGATTTAAGTTGGCATTAGGATGTTGAATTCTTTTAGTCTGTTGTCAGTTTGATTTCTATCATTTTGATGTGATGATAGCTTGATTCAGATATGTTTGTAATTTTGACCCAAGTTTTTATACATATGCGACCTAAAACTTATGCTTTTGAGAGAGATGCATAAACACATGTTGCATCAATATAGAGGTGGGATGGGGTTGCTCGCCTTTATTTGTCCCTCCTATTTAAAGttggagttaatatctcaaaaggtcactaaactttgagaatttatctagtaaaattattgaattttattttgtatcaataaaatcaatcaGACATTTTTTATCAACAGAATCactcttaatatttttttgacttgTCTACCATAATATACCTCTAAACATAAATTCCCTTCATATTCCTTTTCCCTCATAATTCTCGTCAAAGCTNAAAACTTATGCTTTTGAGAGAGATGCATAAACACATGTTGCATCAATATAGAGGTTGGATGGGGTTGCCGCCTTTATTTGTCCCTCCTATTTAAAGttggagttaatatctcaaaaggtcactcaactttgagaatttatttagtaaaattattgaattttattttgtatcaataaaattagacttttttttatcaacagAATCACTcgtaatatttttttgacttgTCTACCATAATATACCTCTAAACGTAAATTCCCTTCATCTTCCTTTTCCCTCATAATTCTCGTCAAagctaatgaactaactaaatgtattaacttttaataaatataaaatcaaaattgctCAATTCATACTAATTAAGGACTATTCAAGTTAATAGTTTGACAATCTATGACGGGATTGCAACTCAATCAACAAAGATCATCGCCAAGACAAGCCAAATAAAGCTCTTATATGCTATTCTTAATTTTAATCCCAACGCATTTTAGCTGAACTAATTACTTAATAGATGACTTAAGTGAACAACAAATTCACGGGATTAAGTaaagaaaatttataatattactcCAATTCTGGATgaagtaatatttattttgcAAAATTTGACAAGTCAAAGATTTCATTGAATGAGTTCCGTTATCTGGCACTATACTTAAAAGAATGGAATTTATAAATTCACtcttgattttattgatacaaaaatttaagttgagtgattttattaatacaaaaatctaaattgaatgattttttttttatacaaaacaaaattcaatgacTTTGCTAGATAAATTCTTATAGTTGAGTATTGTTGCTATGGCTTATAATTAGATAAAGCATAACtatactatttataattatgatcTAAACTATAGCTATTTATGATCACTCCTCCTCATATAccttttctattaaaaaaaatagtgattctaaatttaaagaagaagaaaaaggaaacaaaaggAGGACCAAatacacaaaaacaaaaaaaaaatcagtttaaaattattttgatgattAACAAAAATGGTGATTCTAAATTTTATATAGAAGCAAAGgaactaaaaggaaaagaaagacccaaaaaggaaataaatttaaaaaaaaatgaaagacgaaaaatccaaaaaaattaaaatcccGCCGTCTGTGGGGATCGAACCCACGACCACGTGGTTAAAAGCCACGCGCTCTACCACTGAGCTAAGACGGCTTTCATGATATATTTAACTAATCGTTAATACTAATTATCTATTAAAACCCAAATCAGCTAAAAGACAGAAAATAGCAAGCACTATTGATGTAGTACCTGTTGGATTCGGTTTTAAGTATCACCAACTACATACgtaaattttatctttatctttGTGATATAAATACAAGGGTGATTTactatatcaaatcaaattatataatatatatttagcgATTTAGTTATCGTTGATTTGGTTCACTTTTCTATTTTAAGAAACTTAAtcgtttttatttttcattttttaccaACATATAATCATTTATCACCCTTTTAATGAGATGATTATAATGTCTTTGAATTATATAAAGACTATCCTAATATCTATAAGGTTTAGTTAGGTGAAGTTTATAAGAAATATAAGAAGTAAAATCTACGTAAAAATCCATAGATATTTCTTTACATAAATTAATTTGCATTCatgactcaatttttttttttagctatgATCACTACATTGATTACAACGGCTTTTGCTTCTAGGACTTGGACAAAATTCTCTAAGGGTTTTGAACTCTCCAAAAACACCTACGTTGTAGAAATAGCCAAAATTAGTCGAATATCTCACCATTAACATAAATAAGGTGTATTTGCTACGAATTcatataaaaacaaattacaTATGTGCAATGAAAAGACGTGTAAATACGTCTAATATATCACTCCACTGTGTTCCTACACTTGGATAAAATTCTTATTTCTAGACTCCCTTAAGTTGCGACGTGATCTCCACGACGTCCAACATGAGTGTCACGTCGTTCATCACATTGAAGTTGGGTGCGATGGCCAATGCATTGCACCCCCTATTTTCTCCAaacatttataaattttttgtgtTCAACTTTAGTAAATTGTACATAACTTCTGATTTTTGTGTGTCCAACTCTAGTAAAATGTACAAAGAGTTAGAATAATTTTCAATTGGCTTAGTTTTTGCTTAAAGATGTCAAAGAATGGGTACATGATTGTGATGTTTGTCAAAAAAACAAGGGGGGACATGTACTCCTATTCAAGGTTGTTGCAACCCTTGGCTTTTCCATCTAGGGCCTAGGAACATTTGATTCTAGATTTAATTGAGGGACAGCCCAAGTCTTGGGGAAAAATTGGGGGtaggtaggggtgtacatggtcgggttggttcgggtttctcaaatatcaaatcaaatcattgtgtcggatttttaaatctataaaccaaatcaataaaactcGAATTTTTCAACCNaataataataataatgaaatcgcgtaaaacaaatattgcaaattaacaagtcatagtgaaaatgatcataatttaaaagtactaaatcatgctaaaataagtttaataagtattagttacatgactaaatattaaaggaaattaaaattagattatgtactttaattgtctaaaccaatgtaaaaccaaagaacaaatattcaatattattgtcattcttagtgttaaattaattttctttttgtattagtattaatttgattttgatttaagttttattataattaccaacatctatggactataatctttatggaaccattcaaaattctaagtttcaaacttgaaataatatattaaaagataaaaactatgaaaaagtataagaaatatttaaaaattatatcaaagtaaatattttcatgtataatataaaattttaaaattatatatataatgttgggttggtttttttagttaaaaccaaatcaacccaaatatagtcgggggTTTTTTTCCAacaccaaaccaagtcaaaccaaccactagtcgagggtttttttcggtttgattcggtttgcggtttggttcaattttcggttcggttttataTGCCCCTAGAGATAGGGAAAATGGAGAGAGAATtacaatatgaaaaataaaactctCACCAATAAGGTGGTGAGAGTTCAGATAGTCACCCAACTGAACTACTAAGATTCCCCTCTTTCAGATAGAGATCTAATCaagttttattctttttttttcttcgcACATCTGATTAACTGTGGACCAATTTACGATATTAAAATATGAGTCAGTTTTAATAATGTGGTTGTATTTTTTTGAGCATGTTAATTtagtattattataaaaagttttcaattaaaattaactaatatttattatttacttgTAAAGGtaaatattacttataaaaaCTTATTAATGTACTTATTTGAGTATGTTAAATTAGTATTATTAGTACACAACTTTCTTTGTTATAATCAGGgatgttcatggttatggttaaaaaatcaaatcgaaccAAAATCCaagttaaattaataaaaaaatcaatatttggtttggtttgattttaaattttgaaaatcaatactatttgatttggttttgattttactaaaaaaaaaaagtaaaaataaccaaatcgaaccgagaaattatatatataaattttatgattatcattcataaataaaatataagtattttgCTAAATTTAATTAGCCTAAGTCTTTTGCTTTACCATTTTCTCAATCcaaacacttaaattttagcccAACTATTAAAATCTTAAGTCCAAgtacatcaaaattcattactttagtcttcacactttctcttaattgaattaCTTTGTTCATGTAATAATAACTCTAGTATTGCTTAAGTGCTTAATTGAATCTACATTAACTTTTTGTGGATTGTTCATGTACTTGGTGTATGTGTCTATCGAAATGTCTATGCCCTTAACAAACTTATTACTTTCaaactgaaaattaaaataaaaaaatcgaaCTAAATTGAATCAAACCGACAATAATTAGACTGgtgattattttttgatttgattttggaaatttaaaaactgacaaaatttgttgaattttgaatttaaccAATAACCGATTCAAATCGAATTGTAAACACCCCtgattatattataatatcaaaatattattctatAGATAGCTACACTTTTAGTTTTACAATACATTTTGTTGAACTTTTTCAAGACAAATCtttatttttgattattttaccTTACACAAAAATCTAATACTCCATTTTGTTTCAACTTATTTGTCCTACTTTTTTCTTAGTCCctttttttataacaaaaaaatataatttattcttaGCAACTTCTTAATTCCAATTTTTCACATGACATGTATAAGACACAAaattaaaggatttttttttatatatttgacatatgtttgatttaaaattacaatattcaaaaaaaatatttattgtcttAAACTTTGCGCCAAAACaagagtaataaataaataaaataaattactataaAATGCAATCATGAACATACAATTTAATACATGATTAatctatatattttgtatttattattgaaattagTATACAAAAATAGGATTTTCCTCGAAGAAATACTACTTAGAACTCTGATTTATATCTTATGTTAGTACATAAAATTTGGGTgaatttatatgtttttgtgAGTTAGAATACatctaatcatttttatttttcgaaatGTCTAAGTTTATCTTTGAgatgatattatattttaatttcaaacttaaaaaatatatttggttaAAAAGCAATCTATATATACacgataaatatttttaaaagagtcCATTTAGAACtccattaagaaaaaaataagagtttGATAGCATACCATCATTTCTacatatattttaattcaaaattaacagttcaaaaaatttattacaatacttatttttttaaaaaaaattatcaaatggCTTTTCAATAGTTTCCACTTAATTGCAAATTACCCTCCTTTTATCATATAGATAAATAGAAGACAAGTATGTATATCTTCAAAATAAGTCtcgttatttttatatttgaagatatatatatattgaattaaaatttccttttattcttaaattttctcTGTCTTTCTCATATGTTcataattattagttttaatattttcaaactccattttttttagatttattcTAAACTTATACACATGACAAAATTTTACTAGCtacttgtcttttttttttagtgctTTAGTCCTtgctttaatatatatatatggacaCTTTCAAAAACCTAATAATTATAAatcaaattacataaattttaaaaaaaaaaagaataacttGATAAAAGCACATGAAACCCAACACTGGATAAGTAGTATTTTATGTGATAAATGTAATAAAAAGTTAATGTAAGGATGGAATGAATCATGTGATGTGATTAGTAAATAACTTTtgattaaaacaattttttcataaccatttaattatgatattttgagatctcttttttaagaatatttttttctttaattctaattaaaaatattttttttttcaaatcaaattaaaaattaaccaTTCATCATTCAATATCAATACATAAGCTATCATATATTATAACAAAATTGTCATGATCTTATTACATTTTTGGAATATACTTTATCACTGCTCTCCTTTCAACAACCATTTAAGAAGTAATTAATAATCCAATTTATGAttgaaaagaaatttaaatgtccacaaattttacatatataaaattatctagtaattttgatataaaattctgcttatttatttaaaaatattttttaaataattacaaataatagATCTCAAATATGATAAATCAAATTATCAATGGTAAAATCGATACCTAGTTGATTATAGCTATCAAAATAATATCACAATATGATAACAAATAAAAGTATACCAAAACATTAAGTTAATTGGATCACCATATAATTAGTACTAATGTaatattaaaactatttttgtaaaaatattaacaagtaaataatattataaattatttttatttaaaattttttatataaaaaccCTAAatattaagggcatttttgtcaTTTCCTTTTGTTGCCCTTTATTTCACCTCTTGTTGTGAGTTGCATCCAATACCATCTTCCACTCACCTTCATCATTCATCTCATATTCCATACTACTCTTCTACTACAAGTTAATAATTTGTAATTCCTTTAtctttctcttcaatttttagATTTGATTTACAAAGTTTTAGTCtttctatgttttttttctcGATTTCTCTTGATCTTTAATAATTTTTCTCCGATTTCTATATTTAGTTGAATAGA is part of the Solanum stenotomum isolate F172 chromosome 8, ASM1918654v1, whole genome shotgun sequence genome and encodes:
- the LOC125875255 gene encoding actin-depolymerizing factor 2-like, giving the protein MANSASGMAVHDDCKLKFLELKTKRAFRFIVFKIEEKQIIVEKLGEPAESYEDFCTHLPADECRYAVYDFDFLTKESVPKSRIFFIAWCPDTSKVRSKMIYASSKDRFKRELDGIQIELQATDPTEMGLDVFKSRAN